Proteins encoded by one window of Dysgonomonadaceae bacterium PH5-43:
- a CDS encoding uncharacterized protein (DUF486 family) (product_source=COG3169; cog=COG3169; ko=KO:K09922; pfam=PF04342; superfamily=81558; transmembrane_helix_parts=Outside_1_3,TMhelix_4_23,Inside_24_29,TMhelix_30_52,Outside_53_78,TMhelix_79_97,Inside_98_103,TMhelix_104_122,Outside_123_123) — MKGLYTIILLVISNVFMTFAWYGHLKLKQTFSWFESLPLIGVIAFSWAIAFFEYSFQIPANRIGFIDNGGPFSLMQLKVIQEVITLIVFIVFTTIFFKGESLQWNHLAAFVCLIMAVYFVFMK, encoded by the coding sequence ATGAAAGGTCTATATACAATTATATTACTCGTTATTTCAAATGTTTTTATGACTTTTGCTTGGTACGGGCACTTAAAACTGAAACAAACTTTTAGTTGGTTCGAATCTCTACCATTAATCGGTGTAATTGCCTTTAGCTGGGCAATAGCATTCTTCGAGTATTCTTTTCAGATACCTGCAAATCGTATAGGATTTATTGATAATGGCGGACCTTTTTCCCTGATGCAACTTAAAGTTATTCAAGAAGTAATAACTCTTATTGTATTTATTGTATTTACAACAATATTCTTCAAAGGCGAATCGCTGCAATGGAACCATTTAGCGGCTTTCGTTTGCCTGATAATGGCTGTGTATTTTGTTTTTATGAAGTAA